Proteins encoded by one window of Arabidopsis thaliana chromosome 2, partial sequence:
- the VLN2 gene encoding villin 2 (villin 2 (VLN2); FUNCTIONS IN: actin binding, protein binding; INVOLVED IN: cytoskeleton organization; LOCATED IN: cellular_component unknown; EXPRESSED IN: 24 plant structures; EXPRESSED DURING: 15 growth stages; CONTAINS InterPro DOMAIN/s: Gelsolin (InterPro:IPR007122), Villin headpiece (InterPro:IPR003128), Gelsolin domain (InterPro:IPR007123); BEST Arabidopsis thaliana protein match is: villin 3 (TAIR:AT3G57410.1); Has 3753 Blast hits to 2353 proteins in 268 species: Archae - 0; Bacteria - 52; Metazoa - 2426; Fungi - 285; Plants - 242; Viruses - 2; Other Eukaryotes - 746 (source: NCBI BLink).), with product MSTKVLDPAFQGAGQKPGTEIWRIENFEAVPVPKSEHGKFYMGDTYIVLQTTQNKGGAYLFDIHFWIGKDTSQDEAGTAAVKTVELDAVLGGRAVQHREIQGHESDKFLSYFKPCIIPLEGGVASGFKTVEEEVFETRLYTCKGKRAIRLKQVPFARSSLNHDDVFILDTEEKIYQFNGANSNIQERAKALEVVQYLKDKYHEGTCDVAIVDDGKLDTESDSGAFWVLFGGFAPIGRKVANDDDIVPESTPPKLYCITDGKMEPIDGDLSKSMLENTKCYLLDCGAEIYIWVGRVTQVDERKAASQSAEEFLASENRPKATHVTRVIQGYESHSFKSNFDSWPSGSATPGNEEGRGKVAALLKQQGVGLKGIAKSAPVNEDIPPLLESGGKLEVWYVNGKVKTPLPKEDIGKLYSGDCYLVLYTYHSGERKDEYFLSCWFGKKSIPEDQDTAIRLANTMSNSLKGRPVQGRIYEGKEPPQFVALFQPMVVLKGGLSSGYKSSMGESESTDETYTPESIALVQVSGTGVHNNKAVQVETVATSLNSYECFLLQSGTSMFLWHGNQSTHEQLELATKVAEFLKPGITLKHAKEGTESSTFWFALGGKQNFTSKKASSETIRDPHLFSFAFNRGKFQVEEIYNFAQDDLLTEDIYFLDTHAEVFVWVGQCVEPKEKQTVFEIGQKYIDLAGSLEGLHPKVPIYKINEGNEPCFFTTYFSWDATKAIVQGNSFQKKASLLFGTHHVVEDKSNGGNQGLRQRAEALAALNSAFNSSSNRPAYSSQDRLNESHDGPRQRAEALAALSSAFNSSSSSTKSPPPPRPVGTSQASQRAAAVAALSQVLVAENKKSPDTSPTRRSTSSNPADDIPLTEAKDEEEASEVAGLEAKEEEEVSPAADETEAKQETEEQGDSEIQPSGATFTYEQLRAKSENPVTGIDFKRREAYLSEEEFQSVFGIEKEAFNNLPRWKQDLLKKKFDLF from the exons ATGTCAACAAAAGTGTTGGATCCTGCATTTCAAGGAGCTGGCCAGAAACC AGGGACTGAAATCTGGAGAATTGAGAATTTTGAGGCAGTTCCTGTACCAAAGTCTGAGCATGGAAAGTTCTATATGGGAGATACTTACATTGTCTTGCAG ACAACACAGAATAAAGGGGGTGcttatttgtttgatatacATTTCTGGATTGGTAAAGATACAAGCCAG gATGAAGCTGGAACAGCAGCTGTTAAAACAGTTGAACTCGATGCAGTTCTTGGAGGCCGTGCTGTCCAACACCGGGAAATTCAGGGTCATGAATCTGACAAATTCTTGTCTTACTTCAAGCCATGTATTATACCCTTAGAGGGTGGTGTTGCGTCTGGTTTCAAAACAGTTGAAGAAGAGGTGTTTGAGACCCGGTTATATACTTGCAAAGGAAAACGTGCAATCCGTTTGAAGCAG GTTCCTTTTGCCCGCTCATCACTGAATCATGATGATGTATTTATCTTGGACACCGAGGAAAAGATCTATCAGTTCAATGGTGCAAATTCAAACATTCAGGAGAGAGCCAAAGCTTTGGAAGTCGTTCAGTATTTAAAAGACAAGTATCACGAAGGAACTTGTGATGTTGCGATTGTTG ATGACGGAAAATTAGATACAGAATCAGATTCTGGTGCATTTTGGGTCCTCTTTGGTGGTTTTGCTCCAATCGGAAGGAAAGTTGCCAATGATGATGACATTGTCCCGGAGTCAACTCCACCTAAGCTTTATTG CATCACTGATGGTAAGATGGAACCAATAGACGGTGACCTATCCAAATCTATGCTGGAAAACACTAAATGCTACCTCTTGGACTGTGGCGCTGAGATATATATCTGGGTTGGCCGTGTCACTCAAGTAGATGAGAGGAAAGCTGCTAGTCAATCTGCTGAG GAATTCCTTGCTAGTGAAAATAGGCCAAAGGCAACACATGTAACTCGTGTAATCCAAGGTTATGAGTCCCATTCTTTCAAGTCTAACTTTGACTCTTGGCCATCAGGCTCGGCCACTCCTGGTAACGAAGAAGGACGAGGAAAAGTCGCTG CTTTACTGAAGCAACAAGGCGTTGGGCTCAAGGGCATTGCAAAAAGTGCACCAGTGAATGAGGATATTCCACCTCTGCTTGAAAGTGGTGGAAAATTGGAG GTTTGGTACGTTAATGGTAAAGTCAAGACTCCCTTACCTAAAGAAGATATTGGAAAGCTCTATTCTGGGGACTGCTATTTGGTCCTTTATACCTATCATTCTGGGGAAAGGAAAGACGAATATTTCTTGAGTTGTTGGTTTGGAAAGAAAAGCATTCCG GAGGACCAAGATACAGCAATTCGACTGGCGAATACAATGTCAAACTCGTTAAAAGGAAGACCTGTGCAG GGCCGTATATACGAGGGTAAAGAGCCTCCACAATTTGTTGCCCTTTTTCAACCTATGGTGGTCTTAAAG GGTGGTTTGAGCTCTGGGTACAAAAGCAGTATGGGAGAGTCAGAGTCAACAGACGAAACCTACACGCCAGAATCAATTGCACTAGTTCAAGTATCTGGAACCGGAGTTCACAATAATAAGGCTGTGCAAGTTGAAACG GTGGCAACATCTTTGAACTCTTATGAGTGCTTCCTTCTGCAATCTGGTACTTCCATGTTCCTTTGGCATGGAAATCAAAGTACGCATGAACAGCTAGAACTGGCCACTAAAGTTGCTGAATTCTTGAAG CCCGGGATTACTCTCAAGCATGCCAAAGAAGGAACAGAGAGCTCAACCTTTTGGTTTGCACTTGGGGGAAAACAGAATTTCACCAGCAAGAAGGCTTCCTCTGAGACGATCAGGGATCCTCACTTATTCTCATTTGCTTTCAACAGAG GAAAGTTTCAG GTTGAGGAGATTTACAACTTTGCTCAAGATGACCTCTTGACTGAGGATATATATTTCCTAGACACCCATGCTGAAGTTTTTGTCTGGGTTGGTCAATGTGTGGAGCCTAAGGAAAAGCAAACTGTATTTGAGATTGGCCAA AAATACATAGATCTTGCTGGATCCTTGGAAGGCTTGCATCCTAAAGTCCCAATCTACAAAATCAATGAAGGGAACGAACCATGCTTCTTCACCACTTACTTTTCTTGGGATGCCACTAAAGCTATC GTACAAGGAAATTCATTCCAGAAAAAGGCATCGTTGTTATTTGGCACTCACCACGTTGTGGAG GATAAGTCTAACGGTGGGAACCAAGGACTAAGGCAAAGGGCTGAAGCACTAGCTGCCTTAAATTCGGCATTTAACTCTTCTAGTAACAGGCCTGCCTATTCG AGCCAGGACAGATTAAACGAAAGTCACGACGGCCCAAGACAGAGAGCTGAAGCTTTAGCCGCCTTGTCATCCGCATTCAACTCTTCTTCGTCATCAACTAAATCGCCTCCACCACCAAGGCCAGTGGGGACGAGTCAGGCTTCACAGAGAGCAGCAGCAGTGGCTGCTCTTTCTCAAGTTCTTGTTGCGGAAAATAAGAAATCACCTGATACCTCTCCTACAAGAAGATCCACTAGCTCCAACCCAGCAGATGACATCCCTCTGA CGGAagcaaaagatgaagaagaggctTCAGAGGTAGCTGGTCTTGAAGccaaggaagaagaggaagtttCACCTGCAGCAGATGAAACAGAAGCAAAGCAGGAAACAGAAGAGCAAGGTGATTCTGAAATACAACCAAGTGGAGCAACTTTCACCTATGAACAGCTGAGAGCTAAATCTGAGAACCCAGTGACTGGAATCGATTTCAAACGCAGAGAG GCTTATCTATCTGAGGAAGAGTTCCAAAGTGTGTTTGGGATCGAGAAAGAAGCATTCAACAACTTACCACGTTGGAAGCAAGATCTGCTTAAGAAGAAGTTCGACTTGTTctag
- a CDS encoding DTW domain-containing protein (DTW domain-containing protein; CONTAINS InterPro DOMAIN/s: DTW (InterPro:IPR005636); Has 487 Blast hits to 487 proteins in 220 species: Archae - 0; Bacteria - 322; Metazoa - 93; Fungi - 0; Plants - 40; Viruses - 0; Other Eukaryotes - 32 (source: NCBI BLink).): MLECSRDRAVTMEDEQDAHHRRQICDNCDRPNAICLCHVLPADLIPTNTEIIILHHPHESRHKLNTTPLLTKSLLNVTRIPARRLLRRHISTAGGTALPAPPTIYLFPSSPSSPAVTISEFKSLNLLNHREISNPPPLRLIVFDATWKHAKEMVKASEVVLREAGAVRVCLDTEIDASVSGGTIYDSELVLRKEPFGGCVTTAEAVARCLGAIEPDGEEIERKLISVLKEMVRFQSKYLKPMKPRPKLLKKRFQNQQPLEQEEE; this comes from the coding sequence ATGTTGGAATGCTCGCGTGACAGAGCAGTGACGATGGAGGACGAGCAAGACGCGCATCATCGCCGGCAGATCTGCGACAACTGCGATCGCCCAAATGCGATTTGTCTCTGCCACGTCTTACCAGCGGATCTAATTCCGACGAATACAGAAATCATCATCCTCCACCATCCACACGAGTCACGCCACAAGCTCAACACCACTCCTCTCCTTACCAAATCCTTACTAAACGTCACCAGAATCCCCGCCCGCCGTCTCCTCCGCCGTCACATCTCCACCGCCGGAGGAACCGCACTCCCAGCACCGCCAACAATCTACCTCTtcccttcttctccttcctctccCGCCGTCACTATATCCGAATTCAAATCCCTAAACCTCTTAAACCATCGTGAGATCTCAAATCCCCCGCCGCTGAGACTAATCGTATTCGACGCGACGTGGAAACACGCGAAGGAGATGGTCAAAGCTAGCGAGGTGGTGTTAAGAGAAGCAGGAGCGGTTAGAGTGTGTTTGGATACGGAAATAGACGCATCAGTGAGTGGAGGAACCATCTACGATTCAGAGCTTGTGCTAAGGAAGGAACCATTCGGAGGATGTGTAACTACGGCGGAGGCTGTGGCACGGTGCTTAGGAGCTATTGAACCTGACGGTGAAGAAATAGAGAGGAAGCTGATTAGTGTTTTGAAAGAGATGGTTAGATTTCAATCTAAGTACTTGAAGCCTATGAAACCAAGACCTAAGttattgaagaagagatttcaGAATCAGCAACCActtgaacaagaagaagaatga
- a CDS encoding amino-terminal glutamine amidohydrolase (unknown protein; CONTAINS InterPro DOMAIN/s: Protein of unknown function WDYHV (InterPro:IPR019161); Has 201 Blast hits to 201 proteins in 90 species: Archae - 0; Bacteria - 2; Metazoa - 132; Fungi - 10; Plants - 30; Viruses - 0; Other Eukaryotes - 27 (source: NCBI BLink).) gives MSGVTSEPIAMDATRFQHTPYYCEENVYLLCKTLCENGVAEATCSDLFVVFISNEKKQVPLWHQKASTRADGVVLWDYHVICVQRKKESDSEPLVWDLDSTLPFPSPLASYVTETIQPSFQLFAEYQRFFRIVHAPLFFKHFASDRRHMKEPDGSWTAQPPPYEPIVAQDGILHNLSEYIAMSGADTLSSLDPETVTAAISQKLGVVVSHTQLQDLFTKLP, from the exons ATGTCCGGCGTCACCTCGGAGCCTATTGCTATGGATGCCACTCGGTTCCAGCACACTCCTTACTACtg CGAAGAGAATGTGTATCTGCTCTGCAAGACGTTGTGCGAGAATGGTGTAGCGGAGGCAACGTGTtctgatttgtttgttgtttttatctcCAATGAGAAGAAGCAG GTTCCACTTTGGCATCAGAAAGCTAGTACCAGAGCTGATGGGGTTGTACTGTGGGATTATCATGTCATCTGTGTCCAG aggaagaaagaaagtgattCTGAGCCTTTGGTGTGGGATCTTGATTCGACTTTGCCTTTCCCTTCACCCTTAGCCTCATATGTGACTGAAACTATCCAGCCATCTTTTCAGCTTTTCGCAGAGTACCAGAG GTTCTTCCGCATTGTTCATGCTCCTCTGTTCTTTAAGCATTTCGCTTCCGATAGAAGACACATGAAAGAACCTGATGGAAGTTGGACTGCTCAACCTCCACCCTATGAACCCATTGTTGCCCAAG ATGGAATCTTGCACAATTTGAGCGAGTACATTGCCATGAGCGGTGCGGATACATTGTCAAGCTTGGATCCCGAAACAGTGACAGCAGCAATTTCACAGAAACTTGGTGTTGTGGTGAGCCACACTCAGCTTCAGGATCTCTTCACCAAGCTTCCTTAG
- a CDS encoding transmembrane protein, putative (DUF288) (Protein of unknown function (DUF288); CONTAINS InterPro DOMAIN/s: Protein of unknown function DUF288 (InterPro:IPR005049); BEST Arabidopsis thaliana protein match is: Protein of unknown function (DUF288) (TAIR:AT3G57420.1); Has 196 Blast hits to 196 proteins in 30 species: Archae - 2; Bacteria - 9; Metazoa - 51; Fungi - 0; Plants - 63; Viruses - 0; Other Eukaryotes - 71 (source: NCBI BLink).): MLVQDRAAPSPAKPPKSQIRELPTHQQIRRRFSEPKNLDFSTWFSENLSRIAVFSLLIVTIVAFFFLYNTTDTASLLCFQSQSTQFLQSLSRPQIKWNSIPVVPDKTSPYANFQTEKWIVVSVTKYPTEELKSLVKIRGWQVLAIGNSATPKDWSLKGSIFLSLDAQAELGYRVLDHLPYDSFVRKSVGYLFAIQHGAKKIYDADDRGEVIDGDLGKHFDVELVGLDSKQEPILQYSHENPNRTVVNPYIHFGQRSVWPRGLPLENVGEINHEEYYTEVFGGKQFIQQGISNGLPDVDSVFYFTRKTTLEAFDIRFDEHSPKVALPQGVMVPVNSFNTLYHSSAFWGLMLPVSVSSMASDVLRGYWGQRLLWELGGYVAVYPPTAHRFDRIEAYPFVEEKDLHVNVGRLIKFLLAWRSEKHSFFETVLDLSFAMAEEGFWTEQDLKFTAAWLQDLIAVGYQQPRLMSLELDRPRASIGHGDRKEFVPRKLPSVHLGVEETGTVSTEIGNLIRWRKNFGNVVLVMFCNGPVERTALEWRLLYGRIFKTVVILSSQKNSDLYVEEAKLDHIYKHLPKIFDRYSSAEGFLFVEDDTVLNYWNLLQADKSKIWTTDKVSKSWTSVKPTGNSDWFSVQAELVKKTVSTMPAHFQVNYKDATKNNHETLTVCSSEVFYVPKRLVTDFIDLVDLVGDMDLHYKVAVPMFFLSMDSPQNFDPVLGSMVYKRKSASFNTSSSLYSAKAPAVHPWSISSEQDFIKLVQQMAEGDPLLMELV, from the exons ATGTTGGTTCAGGATCGTGCGGCGCCTTCTCCTGCCAAGCCGCCGAAATCTCAGATCAGAGAACTACCTACTCATCAACAGATCCGACGACGATTCAGTGAACCCAAAAACTTAGATTTCTCGACTTGGTTCTCTGAGAATCTCTCTAGAATTGCtgtcttctctctcttaatcGTCACCATAgtagctttcttcttcctctacaaCACCACCGACACTGCTTCTCTCCTTTGTTTCCAGTCTCAGTCAACTCaatttcttcaatctctctctcgccCTCAAATCAAATGGAATTCGATCCCAGTCGTCCCTGATAAAACCTCCCCGTACGCTAATTTCCAGACAGAGAAATGGATTGTTGTGTCGGTTACCAAGTACCCAACTGAGGAGCTCAAGAGCTTGGTGAAGATTCGTGGATGGCAGGTTCTAGCTATTGGAAACTCGGCGACACCCAAGGATTGGAGTCTTAAAGGTTCCATCTTTTTGTCTCTCGATGCTCAAGCTGAATTGGGTTATCGAGTTTTAGATCACTTGCCTTATGATTCTTTCGTAAGGAAGAGTGTTGGTTACTTGTTCGCGATCCAGCACGGTGCGAAGAAGATCTATGATGCTGATGATCGTGGTGAAGTGATTGATGGAGATCTAGGCAAGCATTTTGATGTTGAGTTAGTTGGTCTAGATTCTAAGCAAGAACCGATTTTGCAGTATAGTCATGAGAACCCCAATAGGACTGTGGTTAATCCTTATATTCATTTCGGGCAACGTTCCGTTTGGCCTAGAGGTTTGCCATTAGAGAATGTAGGTGAGATCAATCATGAGGAGTATTACACTGAGGTTTTTGGTGGTAAGCAGTTTATACAGCAAGGGATTTCTAACGGTTTACCGGATGTTGATTCGGTGTTTTACTTCACTAGGAAGACGACTTTAGAAGCTTTTGATATTAGGTTCGATGAGCATTCTCCTAAAGTTGCTTTACCTCAAGGTGTGATGGTGCCGGTTAATTCGTTTAACACTCTTTACCATTCGTCAGCCTTTTGGGGGTTAATGCTTCCTGTTTCGGTTAGTTCCATGGCTTCTGATGTGCTGAGAGGTTACTGGGGACAAAGGCTTTTGTGGGAGCTTGGTGGTTATGTTGCTGTTTATCCACCTACAGCTCACCGGTTTGATAGAATCGAGGCTTACCCTTTTGTAGAGGAGAAGGATCTTCATGTTAATGTTGGTCGTTTGATCAAGTTCTTACTTGCTTGGAGATCAGAGAAGCATAGTTTCTTTGAGACGGTCCTTGATTTGAGCTTTGCTATGGCTGAAGAAGGGTTTTGGACAGAACAGGATTTGAAATTCACAGCTGCTTGGCTTCAGGATTTGATTGCTGTTGGGTACCAACAACCGAGATTGATGTCGCTGGAATTGGATCGCCCGCGAGCAAGTATCGGTCATGGAGATAGAAAAGAGTTTGTTCCAAGGAAGTTACCTTCGGTTCATCTCGGGGTTGAGGAGACTGGCACAGTGAGCACTGAAATAGGGAACTTGATTAGGTGGAGGAAGAATTTTGGGAATGTTGTGCTGGTTATGTTTTGTAACGGTCCCGTTGAACGTACCGCACTCGAGTGGAGGTTACTTTATGGCCGGATATTCAAAACTGTTGTGATACTTTCTTCTCAGAAGAACTCAGATCTCTATGTAGAAGAAGCCAAACTCGATCACATTTACAA GCATCTACCAAAGATATTTGATCGATACAGCAGCGCAGaaggatttttgtttgttgaagatGATACAGTTCTCAATTACTGGAATCTACTTCAAGCTGACAAATCTAAGATTTGGACTACAGACAAG GTATCAAAGTCTTGGACATCAGTGAAACCGACCGGGAACTCTGATTGGTTTTCTGTACAAGCAGAGTTAGTGAAGAAAACTGTAAGTACAATGCCAGCTCATTTCCAAGTTAACTACAAGGACGCCACCAAGAACAATCATGAGACCTTAACAGTATGCAGTTCAGAGGTATTCTATGTGCCTAAAAGACTGGTAACTGACTTTATCGATCTTGTTGATCTCGTGGGCGATATGGACTTGCATTACAAAGTGGCTGTGCCAATGTTCTTCTTGTCTATGGATTCGCCTCAGAATTTTGACCCGGTTCTCGGTTCAATGGTATATAAGAGGAAATCAGCTTCGTTTAACACTTCTTCGAGTCTGTATTCTGCTAAAGCACCTGCGGTTCACCCGTGGAGCATATCAAGCGAACAAGATTTCATCAAATTGGTTCAGCAAATGGCTGAGGGCGACCCGCTTCTGATGGAGTTGGTATGA
- a CDS encoding uncharacterized protein (unknown protein; FUNCTIONS IN: molecular_function unknown; INVOLVED IN: biological_process unknown; LOCATED IN: cellular_component unknown; EXPRESSED IN: 11 plant structures; EXPRESSED DURING: 4 anthesis, petal differentiation and expansion stage; Has 6 Blast hits to 6 proteins in 2 species: Archae - 0; Bacteria - 0; Metazoa - 0; Fungi - 0; Plants - 6; Viruses - 0; Other Eukaryotes - 0 (source: NCBI BLink).), producing the protein MDDKTAGGKIVMNKEQLLLFMENRRKQEDHRLALAKEATRSEMVDRKASGKIIMNHDQQLMFNEDHRLAVKKASRSEMVDLEGMGSEASVIMSNVPQPTSFSEDHKLAIKNIISKIVKEIRDRDHPA; encoded by the coding sequence ATGGACGACAAGACGGCGGGTGGTAAGATTGTCATGAATAAGGAGCAACTGCTTTTGTTTATGGAAAACAGGCGGAAGCAGGAGGATCACCGTCTCGCTCTCGCCAAGGAAGCCACCAGATCTGAGATGGTTGACCGGAAGGCCAGCGGTAAGATaatcatgaatcatgatcaGCAGCTTATGTTTAACGAGGATCACCGTCTCGCCGTCAAGAAAGCCAGCAGATCTGAGATGGTTGACCTGGAGGGGATGGGTTCGGAGGCGAGTGTAATAATGAGTAATGTTCCACAGCCAACTTCTTTTAGCGAGGATCACAAGCTCGCCATCAAGAACATCATATCTAAGATTGTCAAGGAGATCCGCGATAGAGATCACCCCGCTTAG